A part of Pseudoalteromonas arctica A 37-1-2 genomic DNA contains:
- a CDS encoding YhdP family protein, translating to MKAKAVCFFCFRKLWQTCAIILVLLAVIVSILKYTLPYANEYKGNIESYLHEKFEISLSIGEISASWHGSGPALVLENLSFKDNETAPISLTIAKTSLELNLWESLKALQLRSNYFVINGFHTSVNITNLFKTGDNDEVSFEQKELIEELFLGKTGHFAIENSSINFVLEDGKERKLLLKNIVWQNEDEQHLGSGSLALPGISVGDFDARIALTGDTLEQVAGDIYVQANKVDVSNWLAQYINTQKQQLYSDINLQAWLKLDKGFVSDIKMQWLPSFVRWQREEQSQQVSLSEGGFHLYPEQNSWHLKSTGLTFNSNDKAWPSLEFEAQLGTTNEVWLHQVDFELLSNLAGLSNFNALEPFLERQPSGQIDQAYLNFSNAQQWQLWFEADNIGWQELRSVPAAQGLRVNGLLNQSSGRINLFGENGTLVTGESFSNDINYNQLNVELDLAKRDDGWHISSDNIWFDNDDVILAAELQISLTDDPRLDLYAEAFAPDAKIAGHYFPLKAMSPELVSYLNGAIKGGEVSKAQVLFAGPLSGFPFTDGSGQFGVLAQVDNATYEFDPDWPLVTNANVQLHFNNERMDIYSQQGKLVNLDIGNSVQVSIADLMHADELIVQIDKKAQMEKLHDFFAATPIAKPLAEIFKVVQGKGEADASIELLVGSKFKGGASVSGKVNLNDLPVFIATPGIELKNLTGELNFKNDNITLKNATAKWLGMPLTINYSSKSDAKNYQANIDINAKIDADTLIDSGQGILKNYLSGQSDVDVGLVLNFEEQGFNYRAQVTSELLGLTSNLPAPYNKNSEQVWALDAIVQGDDISNLITANANQQLYFNAILENGKSQFSNVHFVLGKQDLGLNQKDLSVNINLEQSELVPWFDLIDQIIKAGKANPDQESKGIMPPLNEVVANIGLLDASNIIFNDFEMRLAPSKDDLYLKLNAKELRAGVFIPTSQPSQPIRINADYLRLNFAPHNEQALEITDVLPEKDLSWLTKIPAIEFECSDCKIDRYQLDKVSASLLGDGERLSISELVVDKGDHVLRTKGQWQNGLTTLSGELKSDDIGALFGEFDITSAIKDSKADLNYDLTWQAAPYDFDVKSLSGEIAWDLGEGHLTEVSDGGARVFSLLSLDSLVRKLKLDFRDVFSKGFFYNSMQGTMQLENGIAYTKDTKMDGVPADLTIKGYANLNTFDIDYDLAVAPQVTSSIPVIVAWMVNPVTGLAALAIDKVIHSARVISEINFKVTGKMNDPIVQELDRKSREVTLPQAAQNQPQASVDLKLKDAQVTVTQ from the coding sequence ATGAAAGCAAAAGCGGTCTGTTTTTTTTGTTTTAGAAAGTTATGGCAGACCTGCGCCATAATTTTGGTATTACTGGCCGTTATTGTTTCAATTTTAAAATATACCCTCCCGTATGCAAACGAATACAAAGGTAATATAGAAAGCTATTTACACGAAAAGTTTGAAATAAGCTTATCTATTGGCGAAATATCAGCAAGTTGGCATGGCAGTGGTCCTGCATTAGTACTAGAGAATTTATCGTTTAAAGATAACGAAACTGCACCAATATCACTCACCATTGCTAAAACCAGCTTAGAGCTAAACTTATGGGAAAGCTTAAAAGCACTGCAACTTAGATCTAATTATTTTGTTATTAATGGTTTTCATACCAGTGTAAATATCACCAATTTATTTAAAACCGGTGACAACGACGAAGTCTCTTTTGAGCAAAAAGAGCTAATTGAAGAACTGTTTTTGGGTAAAACGGGTCATTTTGCAATAGAAAATTCCAGTATTAACTTTGTTCTAGAAGACGGTAAAGAGCGTAAGTTACTCCTCAAAAATATTGTTTGGCAAAATGAAGATGAGCAGCATCTTGGTAGTGGGAGCTTAGCATTGCCGGGTATTTCGGTCGGTGATTTTGATGCGCGAATAGCACTTACTGGCGATACCCTAGAGCAAGTTGCGGGCGACATTTATGTGCAGGCTAACAAAGTCGATGTATCTAACTGGTTAGCGCAATATATAAATACGCAAAAGCAACAACTGTATAGCGATATTAATTTACAAGCGTGGCTAAAACTAGATAAAGGTTTTGTAAGCGATATAAAAATGCAATGGCTACCAAGCTTTGTGCGTTGGCAGCGAGAAGAGCAAAGCCAACAAGTTAGCTTGAGTGAAGGTGGATTCCATCTATATCCCGAGCAAAATAGCTGGCACTTAAAAAGCACCGGTTTAACATTTAATAGTAACGATAAAGCATGGCCAAGTTTAGAGTTTGAAGCTCAACTAGGTACGACAAATGAAGTGTGGCTCCATCAGGTTGATTTTGAATTACTGAGTAACCTAGCAGGGCTAAGTAATTTTAATGCACTTGAACCATTTTTAGAGCGCCAACCTAGCGGGCAAATAGATCAAGCTTATTTAAATTTTTCCAATGCACAGCAATGGCAATTATGGTTTGAGGCTGACAATATTGGTTGGCAAGAATTAAGGTCGGTACCTGCAGCACAAGGACTTAGAGTAAATGGTTTACTTAATCAAAGTAGTGGTCGAATAAATTTATTTGGCGAAAATGGCACATTAGTTACAGGCGAAAGCTTTAGTAACGACATAAATTATAATCAGCTAAATGTAGAGCTAGATTTAGCTAAGCGAGATGATGGCTGGCATATAAGTAGTGACAATATATGGTTTGATAATGATGACGTCATTCTTGCTGCAGAATTACAAATTAGTCTAACAGATGATCCTCGATTAGATCTTTACGCTGAAGCCTTCGCCCCAGATGCCAAAATTGCAGGTCATTATTTCCCATTAAAAGCAATGAGCCCTGAGCTCGTTAGCTATTTAAATGGGGCAATTAAAGGCGGAGAAGTATCTAAAGCACAAGTCTTATTTGCAGGTCCATTATCTGGTTTTCCATTCACCGATGGCAGTGGCCAATTTGGTGTACTAGCGCAAGTAGACAACGCAACCTATGAGTTTGATCCTGATTGGCCTTTGGTCACCAATGCCAATGTACAGCTGCATTTTAATAATGAGCGTATGGACATATATAGCCAGCAAGGTAAGTTGGTTAATTTAGATATTGGTAATAGTGTACAGGTAAGCATTGCAGATTTAATGCATGCTGATGAACTTATTGTGCAAATTGATAAAAAAGCACAAATGGAAAAGTTACATGACTTTTTTGCAGCGACACCTATTGCCAAACCTCTTGCTGAAATTTTTAAAGTTGTGCAGGGCAAAGGCGAAGCCGATGCCAGTATTGAGCTTTTAGTAGGCTCAAAGTTTAAAGGTGGGGCCAGTGTTAGCGGCAAGGTTAATTTAAATGACTTGCCAGTATTTATAGCAACGCCAGGAATTGAGCTTAAAAACTTAACTGGCGAGCTTAATTTTAAAAACGACAATATCACACTTAAAAATGCGACTGCGAAATGGTTGGGCATGCCGCTAACTATTAATTACAGCAGTAAAAGTGATGCAAAAAATTACCAAGCAAACATAGATATAAACGCCAAAATTGACGCCGATACACTAATAGATAGTGGGCAAGGTATATTAAAAAATTATTTAAGCGGGCAAAGTGATGTTGATGTTGGCTTAGTACTTAATTTTGAAGAACAAGGTTTTAATTACCGCGCCCAAGTTACTTCGGAGCTACTTGGTTTAACAAGTAATCTACCTGCACCTTATAATAAAAATAGTGAACAAGTGTGGGCGCTTGATGCAATAGTACAAGGTGATGACATTTCTAATCTCATAACAGCAAACGCTAATCAACAGCTTTACTTTAATGCTATTTTAGAAAATGGTAAATCACAGTTTAGCAATGTCCATTTTGTGCTCGGAAAACAAGATTTAGGATTAAACCAAAAAGATTTAAGCGTAAATATAAATCTAGAACAGAGTGAATTAGTGCCTTGGTTTGATCTGATTGATCAAATAATTAAAGCTGGCAAAGCAAACCCAGATCAAGAATCAAAAGGGATTATGCCACCGCTTAATGAGGTGGTCGCAAATATAGGTTTACTTGATGCGAGTAACATCATTTTTAATGATTTTGAAATGCGTTTAGCACCATCAAAAGACGATTTATACCTAAAGCTGAATGCTAAAGAACTTAGAGCTGGGGTTTTTATTCCTACATCACAGCCTAGCCAGCCCATACGAATTAATGCCGATTACTTAAGGCTTAATTTTGCACCGCACAATGAGCAAGCACTTGAAATAACAGATGTACTTCCTGAGAAAGACTTGAGCTGGCTTACTAAAATACCTGCCATTGAGTTTGAATGTAGTGATTGCAAAATTGACCGCTACCAACTTGATAAAGTGAGTGCGTCATTATTAGGAGATGGAGAGCGTTTATCAATATCAGAACTCGTAGTCGATAAAGGCGATCATGTACTGCGCACTAAAGGGCAGTGGCAAAATGGATTAACAACGCTAAGTGGCGAGCTTAAAAGTGATGACATAGGCGCACTGTTTGGTGAGTTTGATATAACCTCCGCGATTAAAGATTCAAAAGCCGATCTAAATTATGATCTTACTTGGCAAGCAGCACCTTATGATTTTGATGTGAAAAGTTTAAGTGGCGAGATAGCTTGGGATTTAGGAGAAGGTCACTTAACTGAAGTTAGCGATGGCGGGGCACGCGTATTTTCGCTGTTGAGCCTTGATTCATTAGTACGCAAGCTGAAACTTGATTTTAGAGATGTATTTTCAAAGGGCTTTTTTTATAACAGCATGCAAGGCACTATGCAGTTAGAAAACGGTATTGCTTACACTAAAGATACCAAAATGGACGGCGTACCCGCCGATTTAACCATTAAAGGTTATGCAAATTTAAACACGTTTGATATAGATTATGACCTTGCTGTAGCGCCGCAGGTAACCTCGAGTATTCCGGTTATAGTTGCATGGATGGTAAACCCAGTAACAGGGCTTGCTGCCTTAGCAATTGATAAAGTTATTCATTCTGCGCGCGTCATCTCAGAGATCAACTTTAAAGTAACGGGTAAAATGAACGATCCTATTGTTCAAGAACTCGACAGAAAAAGTCGTGAAGTTACGCTTCCTCAAGCTGCGCAAAATCAGCCACAAGCATCAGTCGATTTAAAACTTAAAGATGCACAAGTAACAGTAACGCAATGA
- a CDS encoding carbon-nitrogen hydrolase family protein translates to MNKTEILSTPTIVALQMCSGLNPDDNIASLKRALKTLPATRPLLVCLPEAFLVFSKSGNDTLRVAKQVERYKLQLSELCQHHNIWLNAGTMPEPFNEHKYYAASHLYNNQGELVATYNKIHLFDVNVDDQTGSYRESDFTQAGSDVVVVDSPFGKIGLTVCYDLRFSGLFNELVRQGADIILVPSAFTVVTGQAHWQPLLAARAIETQCYVVAAAQYGTHENGRQTYGHSIIISPWGSILSELPTGTGFISCNADLDQLQKIRRDMPVQSHQRFREHLL, encoded by the coding sequence ATGAACAAAACTGAAATACTAAGCACTCCCACAATAGTTGCCCTGCAAATGTGTTCAGGGCTAAACCCTGATGACAACATTGCAAGCTTAAAGCGCGCACTTAAAACACTCCCCGCAACAAGACCATTACTTGTTTGTTTGCCTGAGGCTTTTTTAGTGTTTAGTAAAAGTGGTAACGATACGTTACGTGTTGCTAAGCAAGTTGAGCGATACAAGCTACAACTTAGTGAATTGTGCCAACACCATAATATTTGGTTAAATGCAGGGACAATGCCTGAGCCATTTAACGAACATAAATATTATGCAGCATCGCACTTATATAATAATCAAGGCGAGCTGGTTGCAACGTATAACAAAATACATTTATTTGATGTAAACGTAGATGATCAAACAGGTAGCTATCGAGAGTCAGATTTTACCCAAGCAGGTAGCGATGTGGTTGTTGTTGATTCTCCCTTTGGTAAAATAGGCTTAACAGTATGTTATGATCTGCGCTTTAGTGGCTTATTCAACGAACTAGTACGCCAAGGCGCCGATATTATTTTAGTACCAAGTGCATTTACAGTCGTCACAGGACAAGCGCATTGGCAGCCATTATTAGCAGCTCGCGCAATAGAAACACAATGTTATGTAGTTGCAGCAGCTCAGTACGGTACACATGAAAATGGCCGACAAACATATGGCCACAGTATTATTATTTCGCCTTGGGGAAGTATCCTGAGTGAATTGCCAACAGGCACCGGTTTTATAAGCTGCAACGCAGATTTAGACCAGTTACAAAAAATTAGACGAGATATGCCCGTGCAGTCTCATCAACGATTTAGAGAGCATTTATTATGA
- the tldD gene encoding metalloprotease TldD has translation MNSVEQHLLQDSQLNREELEKTLAYIHQHKVDYADLYFQSSHHESWVLEDGLVKEGSYNVERGVGVRAVSGEKTGFSYSDAINLEALNKAATAARSIADAGEDRAIKVFSDVKAKEQFAPHQPISSMSDTDKVSLLRELENYIRELAPDAEQVISSMSAVYEEVLIAASDGTFATDIRPLIRLNCSVLLEKNGRRERGGAGGGARLDYGYFKELVDGKPRWMEFAEEAVRQAKVNLEAIDAPAGTMEVVLGNGWPGVLLHEAVGHGLEGDFNRKGASAFSGKVGQKVASELCTVVDDGTMADRRGSLNVDDEGTPAAYNVLIENGILKGYMQDKLNARLMGVSPTGNARRESYAHLPMPRMTNTYMLGGEHSQADIISSVKKGVFAPNFGGGQVDITSGKFVFSASEAYLIENGKITQPIKGATLIGNGPEVMQQISMVGNDLALDKGVGVCGKDGQSVPVGVGQPSLKIDRLTVGGTA, from the coding sequence ATGAATTCGGTTGAACAGCATTTACTACAAGACAGCCAGTTAAATAGAGAAGAGCTCGAAAAAACGCTCGCTTACATACATCAGCATAAAGTGGATTATGCCGATTTATATTTTCAATCAAGCCACCACGAATCATGGGTGCTTGAAGACGGCTTAGTTAAAGAAGGCTCTTATAACGTTGAACGTGGCGTTGGTGTACGTGCTGTAAGCGGCGAAAAAACAGGATTTTCTTACTCTGATGCAATAAACCTCGAAGCGCTTAATAAAGCGGCTACAGCGGCTCGTAGCATTGCAGATGCTGGCGAAGATAGAGCGATTAAAGTATTTAGTGATGTTAAAGCTAAAGAGCAGTTTGCACCGCATCAGCCAATTTCGAGTATGAGCGATACCGACAAGGTGAGTTTATTACGCGAACTTGAAAACTATATTCGTGAACTAGCACCCGATGCAGAGCAAGTAATTAGTTCAATGTCGGCGGTATACGAAGAAGTATTAATCGCAGCAAGTGACGGTACGTTTGCCACCGATATTCGCCCGCTTATTCGTTTAAACTGCTCAGTGCTGCTTGAAAAAAATGGTCGCCGTGAACGCGGTGGCGCAGGTGGTGGTGCACGTTTAGATTATGGTTACTTTAAAGAACTTGTTGATGGTAAACCACGTTGGATGGAATTTGCTGAAGAAGCTGTACGCCAAGCTAAAGTAAATCTTGAGGCTATTGATGCCCCTGCAGGCACGATGGAAGTTGTACTTGGTAATGGTTGGCCTGGCGTGCTTTTACACGAAGCAGTAGGGCATGGACTTGAAGGCGACTTTAACCGCAAAGGCGCGTCTGCGTTTAGTGGTAAAGTGGGCCAAAAAGTAGCATCTGAGCTGTGTACTGTTGTTGATGATGGCACCATGGCCGATCGCCGTGGGTCACTTAATGTGGATGATGAAGGCACACCAGCCGCTTACAACGTACTCATCGAAAACGGTATTTTAAAAGGCTATATGCAAGATAAGCTAAACGCGCGTTTAATGGGTGTAAGCCCTACAGGTAACGCACGCCGTGAGTCGTATGCGCATTTACCAATGCCTCGCATGACTAACACCTACATGTTAGGTGGTGAGCACAGCCAAGCCGATATTATCAGCTCAGTTAAAAAAGGGGTATTCGCGCCTAACTTTGGCGGCGGACAAGTTGATATAACCTCAGGTAAGTTTGTATTTAGCGCATCAGAAGCGTATTTAATCGAAAATGGTAAAATTACCCAACCAATTAAAGGCGCAACGCTTATTGGTAATGGACCAGAAGTAATGCAGCAAATATCTATGGTTGGTAACGACTTAGCACTTGATAAAGGTGTTGGTGTTTGTGGTAAAGATGGTCAAAGCGTACCGGTAGGCGTAGGCCAACCAAGCCTTAAAATTGATCGGTTAACAGTTGGTGGTACAGCTTAA
- a CDS encoding mechanosensitive ion channel family protein: MTKDILLHPFLLSIVMITIAFVLKVLVDKLAKNRAEKKEKDIRYIAHNIKHFINFVMMISLLFVWSTEIQNFALSIAAFAVAIVLATREFIQCVIGFFYLVTTRPFRVGDWIQVGDYFGEVAETDWIKTTMHEIDIHTYQFSRKTIYIPNNKLITSSIKNLNFVKRFVTHHFIIVRRESFNPYPIHDTLTEQAKLYCEEFQEVASRYNSMIERKLDAKISGPEPVIHFGTTDLGEFKASFTLFCPTEKALEIEHKLTECFFALWYKEAEKNKEDEGEV; this comes from the coding sequence ATGACTAAAGATATATTGCTGCATCCGTTTCTTCTTTCAATTGTAATGATCACAATTGCATTTGTACTAAAAGTACTTGTTGATAAGCTGGCTAAAAATCGCGCAGAAAAAAAAGAAAAAGATATTCGTTACATCGCACACAATATTAAGCATTTTATTAATTTTGTAATGATGATATCGCTGCTATTTGTGTGGTCTACCGAAATTCAAAACTTTGCACTTTCTATTGCTGCTTTTGCTGTAGCGATTGTGCTTGCAACGCGTGAGTTTATTCAGTGTGTAATAGGCTTTTTTTACCTCGTAACAACCCGCCCGTTTAGAGTCGGTGATTGGATACAAGTTGGTGATTATTTTGGTGAAGTAGCTGAAACGGATTGGATAAAAACAACCATGCATGAAATTGATATACATACTTATCAATTTTCTAGAAAAACCATATACATACCTAATAATAAGCTGATTACCAGCTCTATTAAAAACTTAAACTTTGTAAAACGCTTTGTTACACATCATTTTATTATTGTCCGAAGAGAGAGCTTTAATCCGTACCCTATTCACGACACATTAACTGAGCAAGCTAAGCTGTATTGCGAAGAGTTTCAAGAAGTAGCAAGCCGTTATAATTCGATGATTGAGCGTAAACTTGATGCAAAAATATCTGGCCCAGAACCAGTAATTCACTTTGGTACAACCGATTTAGGTGAATTTAAAGCAAGCTTTACCTTGTTTTGCCCAACAGAAAAAGCGCTTGAGATAGAGCATAAATTAACAGAGTGCTTTTTTGCATTATGGTATAAAGAGGCTGAAAAAAATAAAGAGGATGAAGGAGAGGTATAA
- the gorA gene encoding glutathione-disulfide reductase, producing the protein MTQHFDYIAIGGGSGGIASANRAAMRGAKVALIEAKHMGGTCVNVGCVPKKVMWHGAQVAEAINLYAPDYGFNVEVKGFDWSKLVESREAYIGRIHKGYDSGLASNGVTVIKGFAKFVDNKTVEVNGEHYTADHILIAVGGRPSIPHIEGAEHGIDSNGFFELKEQPKRVAVIGAGYIAVELAGVLHGLGTETHLFVRKHAPLRSFDPYIVDTLVEVMAAEGPTLHTHSVPHKLVKEDDGSVTLHLDNGKTHNVDQVIWAIGREPTTNAINVAAAGVEVNSSGFVKVDEYQNTTAKNVYAVGDIIENGIELTPVAVKAGRTLSERLFNKELPDDLKMDYSLVPTVVFSHPPIGTIGLTEQEAISQYGEENVKIYQSGFTAMYTAVTKHRQPCKMKLVCAGPDEKVVGLHGIGFAVDEMIQGFAVAMKMGATKADFDAVVAIHPTGSEEFVTMR; encoded by the coding sequence ATGACACAACACTTTGATTATATTGCAATCGGTGGTGGCAGTGGTGGTATTGCCTCTGCAAATAGAGCGGCAATGCGTGGCGCTAAAGTAGCACTTATAGAAGCAAAACACATGGGCGGCACATGTGTAAACGTGGGCTGTGTACCTAAAAAAGTAATGTGGCACGGTGCTCAGGTTGCCGAAGCAATTAATTTATATGCCCCAGATTACGGCTTTAATGTTGAAGTTAAAGGCTTTGATTGGAGCAAACTAGTAGAAAGCCGTGAAGCCTACATTGGCCGAATTCATAAAGGTTACGACAGTGGCCTTGCTAGCAATGGCGTTACTGTAATTAAAGGCTTTGCTAAATTTGTAGATAATAAAACAGTTGAAGTAAACGGCGAGCACTACACAGCCGACCATATATTAATTGCAGTAGGCGGCCGCCCAAGCATTCCGCATATTGAAGGTGCTGAGCACGGCATTGATTCAAATGGCTTTTTTGAGCTTAAAGAGCAACCTAAGCGCGTTGCCGTTATTGGCGCAGGCTACATAGCCGTTGAGCTTGCTGGTGTATTACATGGTTTAGGTACTGAGACACATTTATTTGTACGTAAGCATGCCCCTCTTCGTAGTTTTGACCCATATATTGTAGATACGCTTGTTGAAGTAATGGCTGCCGAAGGCCCTACTTTACATACTCACTCTGTACCTCATAAATTAGTTAAAGAAGATGATGGCTCTGTAACACTGCATTTAGATAACGGCAAAACTCATAACGTTGATCAAGTTATTTGGGCCATTGGCCGCGAACCAACAACCAATGCGATTAACGTTGCAGCAGCGGGCGTAGAAGTAAACAGCAGTGGTTTTGTAAAAGTTGATGAGTATCAAAATACCACAGCTAAAAATGTATACGCGGTTGGCGATATCATCGAAAATGGTATTGAACTTACACCGGTAGCAGTTAAAGCAGGGCGTACTTTATCAGAGCGTTTATTTAATAAAGAACTACCAGATGATTTAAAAATGGATTACAGCTTAGTCCCTACTGTTGTATTTAGTCATCCACCTATTGGTACTATTGGTTTAACTGAGCAAGAAGCTATTTCTCAGTACGGCGAAGAAAACGTTAAAATTTACCAATCTGGTTTTACGGCTATGTACACAGCGGTAACTAAACATCGCCAGCCTTGTAAAATGAAGCTTGTATGTGCCGGCCCAGACGAAAAAGTAGTTGGCCTACATGGTATTGGTTTTGCGGTTGATGAAATGATTCAAGGTTTTGCAGTTGCCATGAAAATGGGCGCTACTAAAGCTGATTTTGATGCCGTTGTGGCTATTCACCCGACAGGTTCTGAAGAGTTTGTTACTATGCGCTAG
- a CDS encoding DUF2461 domain-containing protein, whose product MFSKKTFEFLAQLDKNNNRDWFNDHKSQYEEYVREPALDFIRQMQAPLAEVSSHFVASDKKVGGSLMRIHKDARFSKDKTPYKINVGIQFRHFMGKDVHAPGFYFHLANDECFVGAGIWRPESKALNAIRTCIDENPNSYKKAIYDEQFKSIFEMSGESLKRPPRGFEKAHPLIDELKRKDFTAISSFTQKQVCSNNLVDTVLERYKVADSLMSYLCFALEQPY is encoded by the coding sequence ATGTTTAGTAAAAAAACATTCGAATTTCTTGCTCAGCTTGATAAAAACAATAATAGAGACTGGTTTAACGACCATAAATCACAGTATGAGGAATACGTAAGAGAGCCCGCTTTAGATTTCATTAGGCAAATGCAAGCACCACTTGCTGAGGTTTCTAGCCATTTTGTCGCATCAGATAAAAAAGTGGGCGGTAGTTTAATGAGAATCCATAAAGACGCGCGTTTTAGTAAAGATAAAACCCCGTATAAAATTAATGTAGGGATTCAATTTCGCCATTTTATGGGAAAAGACGTACATGCCCCGGGTTTTTACTTTCACTTAGCAAATGACGAATGTTTTGTAGGTGCTGGTATTTGGCGACCAGAATCAAAGGCGCTTAACGCAATTAGAACCTGCATAGATGAAAACCCAAATAGCTATAAAAAAGCAATTTATGATGAGCAATTTAAATCTATATTTGAAATGTCAGGAGAATCGCTAAAACGCCCGCCAAGAGGTTTTGAAAAAGCTCATCCCTTAATAGATGAGCTCAAACGAAAAGACTTTACAGCCATTAGCTCGTTTACTCAAAAACAAGTATGTAGCAATAATTTAGTTGATACGGTACTAGAGCGTTATAAAGTGGCTGATTCACTAATGAGTTATTTGTGTTTTGCTCTGGAGCAACCATATTAA